The proteins below are encoded in one region of Arthrobacter sp. CJ23:
- a CDS encoding DUF4193 domain-containing protein gives MATDYDAPRKTEEESPAESLEALQASRGAGAQTAVIDVDENDTAEGIDLPGADLSGEELTVVVVPEQSDEFTCSSCFLVRHRSQIALEKNGLKFCKDCEG, from the coding sequence ATGGCTACCGATTACGATGCTCCCCGCAAGACAGAAGAAGAGTCTCCCGCTGAATCGCTCGAGGCCCTTCAGGCGTCGCGCGGTGCGGGTGCCCAGACCGCAGTCATCGACGTCGACGAGAACGACACCGCGGAGGGCATTGACCTCCCGGGTGCCGACCTCTCCGGTGAAGAACTGACCGTTGTGGTTGTCCCGGAGCAGTCCGATGAATTCACCTGTTCATCCTGCTTCCTGGTCCGTCACCGGTCCCAGATTGCCCTGGAAAAGAACGGCCTCAAGTTCTGCAAGGACTGCGAAGGCTAG
- a CDS encoding proline dehydrogenase family protein — protein MTGTPTRQAAADVLRAWALDENLKKLVMGSPSMASLAAHVAKRYSGGESIEDVLDSARASMARGHAVSIEYAGESVRDAEVANAETDIFLRLIAELAQSGMACTVSADLSHIGAVVDREQGLRNARRIISALEPLGMTFMISAEGSDRTDLVLGIYEELANAHDNVGITIQARLHRTSADLDRVLALPGPIRLVKGAFLEPEDIAYPRGSVELQEAYLEMARTLIESGHRAAIATHDAELLDKLFTAVPAIYHAGHIEFEMLLGLGTETLDRLHSEGFATREYSIFGGEWWLYVLNRIAEQPDRVFDAIVDLGSWRQSPPDDGV, from the coding sequence ATGACTGGAACCCCGACTCGCCAAGCCGCGGCAGACGTTTTGCGCGCCTGGGCGCTCGACGAGAACCTCAAGAAGCTCGTGATGGGCTCGCCTTCCATGGCTTCACTCGCCGCCCATGTCGCTAAACGCTACTCCGGCGGCGAGTCCATTGAAGACGTCCTCGATTCTGCCCGGGCAAGCATGGCGCGCGGACATGCAGTCAGCATAGAATACGCGGGCGAGAGTGTTCGCGACGCGGAAGTTGCCAACGCGGAGACCGACATTTTCCTGCGGCTCATCGCTGAGCTCGCACAGTCAGGCATGGCCTGCACGGTCTCGGCGGACCTTTCCCACATCGGTGCAGTAGTTGACCGTGAACAAGGTCTTCGCAACGCGCGGCGTATCATTTCAGCGCTTGAGCCGCTTGGCATGACCTTCATGATCTCAGCGGAGGGTTCGGACCGGACTGACCTCGTGCTTGGTATCTACGAGGAGCTCGCGAACGCCCACGACAACGTCGGCATCACCATTCAGGCCCGCCTGCACAGAACCTCTGCCGACCTTGACCGGGTCCTGGCGCTGCCTGGCCCCATTCGGCTTGTGAAGGGCGCTTTCCTCGAACCGGAGGACATCGCCTATCCCAGAGGAAGCGTTGAACTACAAGAGGCCTACCTTGAGATGGCCCGCACGCTGATCGAAAGCGGTCATCGCGCCGCTATCGCGACCCATGACGCCGAACTTCTCGACAAGCTTTTCACTGCAGTCCCCGCGATTTACCATGCCGGCCATATTGAGTTCGAAATGCTCCTCGGTCTCGGAACCGAAACCCTTGACCGTCTACACTCCGAAGGCTTCGCGACGCGTGAGTACTCAATCTTTGGCGGCGAATGGTGGCTGTATGTCCTCAACCGCATCGCCGAACAACCGGACCGCGTCTTCGATGCCATCGTCGACCTTGGATCCTGGCGCCAATCGCCTCCGGATGATGGAGTTTAG
- a CDS encoding DsbA family protein: MSPANEPRLSKAERTAQARERAREIREAQLKKDKRNKLLIAWGIVVAVVAIIAVVALVVTTSLQQSAPVADEGPTPANGNVHGGVTLLANTEVVKTQSTTVKLADVPSAPATKPATVTAPGAEAEAGKPVKVVAYIDFICPVCKRFETTYGETLTTLRNEGKISVEYRPLGFLDNQSSTNYSSRAANAAACVVNTSPEKYADFFNLLFERQPAEGSAGISDNDLKKLATDAGSASIDSCIDTKQFRPYVKYSTQEAAAIGITGTPTVFIDGKQWAGTTDLAADIQTAIDAKG, from the coding sequence ATGAGCCCCGCTAACGAACCACGCCTGTCCAAGGCCGAACGCACCGCCCAGGCCCGTGAACGGGCCCGCGAGATCCGCGAAGCGCAGCTGAAAAAGGACAAGCGCAACAAACTGCTCATCGCCTGGGGCATTGTGGTGGCCGTGGTGGCCATCATCGCCGTAGTGGCACTGGTGGTCACCACCAGCCTGCAGCAGAGCGCACCGGTTGCGGATGAAGGCCCGACGCCGGCCAACGGCAATGTGCACGGCGGCGTGACGCTGCTGGCCAACACCGAAGTGGTGAAGACCCAGTCGACCACGGTGAAGCTCGCCGACGTTCCTTCCGCTCCCGCGACGAAGCCGGCCACGGTCACGGCGCCCGGCGCCGAGGCCGAGGCGGGCAAGCCCGTCAAGGTGGTGGCCTACATCGACTTCATCTGCCCCGTCTGCAAGCGCTTTGAAACCACCTACGGCGAGACCCTGACCACGCTGCGCAACGAGGGCAAGATCTCCGTGGAATACCGTCCCCTCGGCTTCCTGGACAACCAGTCCAGCACCAACTACTCCTCCCGTGCGGCCAACGCGGCCGCCTGCGTGGTGAACACCTCTCCGGAGAAGTACGCCGACTTCTTCAACCTGCTCTTCGAACGCCAGCCCGCCGAAGGCAGTGCCGGCATCTCGGACAACGACCTCAAGAAGCTGGCCACCGATGCAGGCTCGGCCAGCATCGACTCCTGCATCGACACCAAGCAGTTCCGCCCCTACGTGAAGTACTCGACCCAGGAAGCCGCGGCAATCGGCATCACGGGCACGCCCACCGTCTTCATCGACGGCAAGCAGTGGGCCGGTACCACCGACCTGGCCGCGGATATCCAGACGGCCATCGACGCCAAGGGATAG